A single region of the Saprospiraceae bacterium genome encodes:
- a CDS encoding DUF2306 domain-containing protein — protein sequence MKCKSQTALSYGLLLLYAYFCYLMLLISLQYVPLDTDVAFLRIKQDYISRTYYQWAFFIHVYSAILVLPAGFTQFSKRIRIVLPQVHRTGGWIYLAIVIFLAGPSGIVIGIHANGGWSSQLAFCLLGVLWIYFSWMAFQKIKSRDIQAHRYYMYRSFALALSAITLRGWKYLIVAIWHPRPMDAYRWVAWLGWVLNLIIAEFIIFYLKKRKT from the coding sequence ATGAAATGTAAGTCGCAAACAGCGCTTTCTTATGGGTTGCTGCTGCTCTATGCCTATTTTTGTTACCTGATGTTATTGATCAGCCTACAATATGTACCCTTGGATACAGACGTTGCCTTTTTGCGTATCAAACAAGACTATATTTCTAGAACCTATTACCAATGGGCCTTTTTTATCCATGTCTATAGTGCGATATTGGTTCTTCCTGCTGGTTTTACACAATTTTCAAAACGCATCCGCATCGTCCTACCTCAGGTTCACCGGACAGGAGGATGGATTTATCTAGCTATAGTGATTTTCTTGGCAGGGCCATCTGGGATAGTGATTGGGATACATGCCAATGGAGGATGGTCTTCCCAACTGGCATTCTGCCTCTTGGGTGTCTTGTGGATTTACTTCAGCTGGATGGCATTCCAAAAAATCAAAAGCAGGGATATTCAGGCACACCGATACTATATGTACCGAAGCTTCGCCCTGGCTCTTTCGGCCATCACCCTAAGGGGCTGGAAATACCTTATTGTAGCAATTTGGCATCCGCGTCCGATGGATGCTTATCGCTGGGTGGCTTGGCTCGGCTGGGTCTTAAATTTAATTATAGCAGAATTTATTATATTTTACCTCAAAAAAAGAAAAACATGA
- a CDS encoding GNAT family N-acetyltransferase, with protein MTFTITTDSLTLYACDESLFNIILQGNEALAQTLHCKVPENWSEFGLAPMHYALTLLKEDPSHQTWFAYLPIHTADNMLIGSGGYKGKPQNGIVEIGYEIIPAYRGRGLATQMAKALIQRAFAEENVHTVMAHTLGEENASGSILKKCGMHFVRELFDPGDGKIWAWKLEKG; from the coding sequence ATGACATTTACCATCACCACCGATAGCCTGACACTCTATGCCTGTGATGAGTCCCTTTTCAATATCATATTACAGGGAAATGAAGCCTTAGCCCAAACGTTGCATTGTAAAGTTCCGGAAAATTGGAGTGAGTTTGGGCTAGCCCCAATGCACTATGCCTTGACACTATTAAAAGAGGACCCCAGCCATCAAACCTGGTTTGCCTACCTGCCCATACATACGGCAGACAATATGCTGATCGGGAGTGGCGGCTACAAAGGCAAGCCCCAAAATGGCATCGTTGAAATCGGCTATGAAATCATCCCTGCTTATCGTGGTCGGGGCTTAGCCACCCAAATGGCAAAAGCGCTCATCCAGCGGGCATTCGCAGAAGAAAACGTCCATACGGTCATGGCGCATACGTTAGGGGAAGAGAATGCATCAGGAAGTATCCTTAAGAAATGCGGCATGCACTTTGTCCGGGAATTATTCGATCCTGGAGATGGTAAAATTTGGGCCTGGAAATTGGAGAAGGGATAA
- a CDS encoding MoxR family ATPase, giving the protein MANTTIWTGSDHYLCDTELAQAFHMSRVLGMPLLIEGEPGTGKTELPIQFSKDLNLELFVYPVGSKSTVEQFVAKFDHVKYLRDSQVEVLNAQREEKGLGTKLSTGGRHTDNLDDYVMLGPGAKAYTKPNSVLLIDEIDKAPREFPNDLLFALSHRRFVLPESGHEIEVSEEDMPAIVITSNREQELPTAFKGRCIYHYIAFPEPALMREIVAKHFSDINEQLLERCIQLFYQLRQLGLERAPSTRELLNWLKYLKSFEVDEAIAKLDAKEGLGVLIKTQSDMIRVKRNSY; this is encoded by the coding sequence ATGGCGAATACGACGATATGGACAGGCTCCGACCACTACCTTTGCGACACGGAATTGGCCCAGGCCTTCCACATGTCAAGGGTACTGGGCATGCCCCTTTTGATTGAAGGAGAACCAGGTACGGGTAAAACAGAGTTGCCGATCCAATTTTCTAAGGACTTAAACCTAGAATTATTTGTATATCCGGTAGGATCGAAAAGTACGGTTGAACAGTTTGTCGCCAAATTTGATCACGTCAAATATTTGCGCGATTCTCAGGTAGAGGTACTGAACGCCCAAAGAGAAGAAAAGGGGTTAGGCACAAAACTCAGTACAGGGGGCCGACATACGGACAACCTGGATGATTACGTCATGTTGGGGCCTGGTGCTAAAGCCTATACCAAACCCAATTCCGTTTTGCTAATTGATGAAATTGACAAAGCACCGAGAGAATTTCCGAATGATTTGCTTTTTGCACTGAGTCATCGGCGCTTTGTGCTACCAGAATCTGGCCATGAGATCGAGGTTAGCGAAGAAGATATGCCGGCTATTGTGATCACCAGTAATCGGGAACAAGAATTGCCGACGGCCTTCAAAGGTCGCTGTATTTATCACTATATTGCTTTTCCCGAACCTGCCTTAATGCGTGAAATTGTAGCCAAGCATTTCAGCGATATCAATGAGCAATTGCTTGAACGTTGCATCCAGTTGTTTTACCAATTGCGGCAATTGGGGCTGGAAAGAGCACCCTCTACGCGGGAACTCCTCAATTGGCTCAAATACTTGAAAAGCTTTGAGGTGGATGAGGCCATCGCCAAATTGGATGCCAAAGAAGGACTTGGCGTATTAATCAAGACACAATCAGATATGATTCGGGTGAAACGGAATTCGTATTAA
- a CDS encoding DUF5995 family protein: MNSIDDIIAALEDIIEDSENNNNTLGYFAVLYQKVTKKVKEGIENGLFEDSARMEQLDVVFAERYFNAYDAFRKNEALTASWEKAFSISSNYWPIVLQHLLIGINAHINLDLGIAAAQVSQNKDINDLENDFNKINAILSSLVGEVQNNLSSIWPTLKRILKKTGRADDFMVDFSMKIARDGAWKFAKSIATKPPEELSAIIATRDQKVAQKAIIITNPGLLAKVVLYLIRIGERGSVSDKISNLKEM, encoded by the coding sequence TTGAATTCAATTGACGATATCATTGCCGCCTTAGAGGACATCATTGAGGATTCGGAAAACAATAATAATACCTTAGGCTACTTTGCTGTATTGTATCAAAAAGTGACCAAAAAAGTCAAGGAAGGAATTGAAAATGGCCTTTTTGAGGACAGCGCCCGGATGGAACAACTGGATGTTGTTTTTGCCGAGCGATATTTTAACGCCTATGATGCCTTCCGGAAAAACGAAGCACTTACTGCATCCTGGGAAAAGGCTTTTAGCATTTCCTCAAACTACTGGCCCATCGTTTTGCAACATTTGCTGATCGGTATCAATGCCCATATCAACTTAGACCTGGGAATTGCAGCCGCACAAGTTTCCCAAAACAAGGACATCAATGACCTGGAAAACGATTTTAATAAAATCAATGCCATCCTCTCATCACTGGTCGGTGAGGTACAGAATAACCTGTCAAGTATTTGGCCTACGTTGAAACGCATCTTAAAAAAAACCGGAAGGGCTGATGATTTCATGGTGGATTTTAGCATGAAAATAGCCCGGGACGGCGCCTGGAAATTCGCCAAAAGCATTGCCACTAAACCACCCGAAGAATTAAGTGCAATAATAGCAACCCGAGATCAAAAAGTGGCACAGAAAGCTATTATTATTACCAATCCAGGCCTTCTTGCCAAAGTGGTGTTATACCTTATCAGGATAGGTGAAAGAGGCTCCGTTTCGGATAAGATCAGCAACCTGAAAGAAATGTAA
- a CDS encoding Tm-1-like ATP-binding domain-containing protein — protein MKNDKISTIAMLGCFDTKAADFNFLYTCLKKQGLEVISINTGVLGRTDRFPITYEAEAVALSGGQSLLDLQKNHDRGKAIEVMGKGAGQILSTLCETQRIDGVIGMGGGGGTYIFLSAMQQVPFGLPKICLSTLATKDLSSQILAKDITLIPSIVDVAGLNKISRVLINQAAGALAGMINAGMPEAEETKGTIAISIFGNTTPCVDACSALLSSRGYEVMTFHAVGAGGKTMEALIRENCFDGVLDITTTELADELCDGICSAGPDRLTAAAEMNLPQVVVPGCLDMVNYGALDSVPERYKSRLLFSWAPDVTLMRTNEEENKVLGQSFAQKINQSKRAVTVLLPLKGISKVSAEGGIFYQPHLDQILFDTIKKSVKDHIQIIELDAHINDISFAQRAVDELLVLMGKK, from the coding sequence GTGAAAAACGACAAAATAAGCACGATTGCCATGCTAGGTTGTTTTGACACCAAAGCGGCAGATTTTAATTTTCTCTATACTTGTTTAAAAAAGCAAGGTCTTGAAGTCATCAGTATCAATACAGGCGTATTGGGCAGAACAGACCGCTTTCCCATCACCTACGAAGCGGAAGCGGTAGCGTTAAGTGGCGGTCAGAGCCTCCTGGACTTACAGAAGAACCATGATCGTGGGAAAGCTATTGAAGTCATGGGAAAAGGGGCTGGCCAAATCCTTTCCACCCTTTGTGAGACCCAACGAATTGATGGCGTAATCGGGATGGGTGGTGGTGGCGGCACCTATATCTTTTTATCAGCGATGCAGCAAGTCCCTTTTGGTTTGCCCAAAATATGTTTGAGCACATTGGCAACCAAAGACCTTTCCTCCCAAATCCTTGCCAAAGATATTACCTTGATTCCGTCCATCGTCGATGTAGCTGGTCTCAACAAAATAAGTCGGGTGCTCATCAATCAGGCAGCTGGCGCACTAGCTGGGATGATTAATGCCGGAATGCCCGAAGCAGAAGAAACAAAAGGAACCATTGCCATCAGTATTTTTGGTAATACCACCCCATGTGTCGATGCTTGTTCGGCTCTATTAAGCTCTAGGGGCTATGAAGTCATGACCTTCCATGCGGTAGGCGCAGGGGGGAAAACGATGGAAGCTTTAATCAGAGAAAACTGCTTTGATGGGGTGCTAGATATCACTACGACTGAATTAGCAGATGAGCTATGTGATGGCATTTGTAGTGCTGGACCAGATCGTTTGACTGCTGCTGCCGAGATGAATTTGCCCCAGGTGGTGGTGCCGGGCTGTTTGGATATGGTGAATTATGGCGCGCTGGATTCCGTTCCGGAAAGATATAAATCTCGACTGCTGTTTAGCTGGGCACCAGACGTCACTTTGATGCGAACCAATGAAGAAGAAAACAAGGTGTTAGGACAATCATTTGCGCAAAAAATAAATCAATCCAAGAGAGCCGTTACGGTTCTTTTACCGCTAAAGGGTATTTCAAAAGTTAGTGCGGAAGGGGGGATATTTTATCAGCCGCATCTTGATCAAATATTATTCGACACTATCAAAAAATCGGTCAAAGATCACATTCAAATTATTGAATTGGATGCCCATATTAACGACATATCCTTTGCACAGCGCGCAGTGGATGAACTCCTCGTGCTTATGGGGAAGAAATAA
- a CDS encoding phosphoenolpyruvate hydrolase family protein, producing the protein MPNPWTGKGNPYTKQEVRDRLQKTVDQGKAIIGAGAGTGISAKFIEKGGADFIIIYNSGRFRMSGHGSTAGLMAYGDANAIAMEIGEFEVLPVVEEIPVICGVHGSDPRRRMWHFLGQVKDMGFSGVNNFPTHSIVDGHFRQVLEETGMSFQKEVEMIRLATKMDLFSVVYVATPEEAVQMADVGADAIIAHVGTTVGGSIGVVGATCTMDDAVERTQVIIDAVRKANHDTLFLAHGGPINTPEDVRIILDRTDAHGFVGASSLERMGIEQSLTDLTKAFKALKL; encoded by the coding sequence ATGCCAAATCCATGGACGGGAAAAGGAAATCCCTACACAAAACAAGAAGTAAGAGATAGATTACAAAAAACAGTAGATCAAGGTAAAGCAATCATAGGGGCTGGAGCAGGAACGGGAATCAGTGCCAAGTTTATTGAAAAAGGTGGCGCTGATTTTATTATTATATATAATTCCGGGCGATTTAGAATGTCGGGACATGGCTCCACGGCTGGCTTGATGGCCTATGGCGATGCCAATGCCATCGCTATGGAAATTGGCGAATTTGAGGTACTTCCGGTTGTGGAAGAAATCCCCGTCATCTGCGGCGTACATGGCAGCGACCCCCGACGCCGAATGTGGCATTTTTTGGGGCAGGTAAAAGACATGGGTTTTTCGGGGGTCAATAACTTTCCAACCCATTCGATAGTAGATGGACATTTTAGACAAGTACTGGAAGAAACCGGTATGAGTTTCCAAAAAGAAGTGGAGATGATTCGCTTGGCGACAAAGATGGACCTCTTCTCTGTTGTGTATGTGGCCACGCCAGAAGAAGCCGTACAAATGGCCGATGTGGGTGCGGATGCTATCATTGCTCATGTCGGAACAACAGTTGGTGGATCGATAGGTGTCGTGGGGGCCACTTGTACCATGGATGATGCCGTAGAACGCACCCAAGTTATTATTGACGCCGTAAGGAAAGCCAACCACGATACCTTATTCTTAGCACATGGCGGGCCGATCAATACACCAGAAGATGTACGCATTATTTTGGATCGAACGGATGCGCATGGCTTTGTAGGCGCATCCTCTCTGGAAAGAATGGGCATTGAACAATCTTTAACAGATTTGACAAAAGCATTTAAAGCATTGAAACTTTAG
- a CDS encoding ThuA domain-containing protein — MKKPTYPLLYLFIFLLVTSCGPNKQPLPALTYTGTAPRVQDPLSPEDSRQHIQLPDGFTAELFAAEPNIINPIAFTWDEKGRLWVVQSQDYPHKLENEVGGDRITICEDTDGDGRADLFTDFATEQSLTTGIVIVKGGIIVAQAPDMVFLQDTDGDDKMDQRKVLFNGFGTYDTHAGPSNLKYGIDNMLWGSVGYSGFEKQIGGKAINFTRGVYRFAKDGKYFEPIGQFDNNTWGLGFNEQFEIFGSTANNNHACYIGIPLKHYDYLHKRPDWAVNAGFIQGHYEITPADTVIPLQQVDVRGGYTAAAGANFYTARNYPEPYQNQMYVNEPTGHLVHLARIEKDGAGYKEVDGGNIFASTDAWTAPVYTETGPDGNLWVADWYNPVIQHNPDKRGMDNQIWNDIKGEGNAHLNELRDLKHGRIYIIKYKKAKKSSIDALDPADDQALLQAMQSDNMFWRTTAQRLIVEGDKQHLIPELIKIASEDKSTNEFAKLHALWTLDGLGAWDGGANMELLTQSLASPFFGVKRAAISLLPDSEAGSNLLGESGLLADENLQVRLAALLRAGDLPETDALYKAVEVMVKDPRTAADKWLNAAANIYYKTPNLTEVDPAKVEMLAATGDTEKVTWKYLEEKPADNWYALDYEDSNWKKGDAIFGKEDMKEAKTKWTTSDIWLRREINLTEAIEEPVLKIMHDDNYEVYVNGQLLMAENTVSRAYKYIKIDKEAASLFKKGKNLIAVYCHDNGGGRYIDVGLGKMAKPKPDVVFNISTINQKMAYDKTILKAEAGQTVQIRLNNGDQMPHNLVVITAGSLQNFGKVVDAFLKDPDAAKMDYVPNSRYLLANTKMLAPGESESIIFELPNVPGRYPYVCTFPGHWQTMQGEILVTAPGSYLVEDPNATQIAIMGGGGSHDFLKFFGIADGKVLSEGGKNSVLYTEDPQLLKERLNTLDVLVLTNNKPFDRETQRDILASARAGMSMMIIHPSIWYNWQDWPQYNKEIVGGGSRSHEKFQAFEVEVVKPDHPIMKNVPAKFKIVDELYRWEQDPEGSEVEILAIGRSLETGETYPVVWTVKHPNAKIVCNTLGHDEKAHDLTAYKTILGNSLKWIKGEEKVNL, encoded by the coding sequence ATGAAAAAACCAACCTATCCCCTGCTTTATCTTTTTATTTTCCTGTTGGTCACTTCCTGTGGGCCCAATAAGCAACCTTTGCCGGCCCTTACCTATACAGGTACTGCTCCCCGGGTACAAGATCCATTGAGTCCTGAAGACTCCCGGCAACATATTCAACTACCCGATGGATTTACAGCCGAGCTGTTTGCAGCCGAACCCAATATTATCAACCCTATTGCATTCACTTGGGATGAAAAAGGGCGCCTGTGGGTCGTACAATCACAAGACTATCCTCACAAATTAGAAAATGAAGTAGGCGGTGATCGCATCACCATTTGTGAAGACACCGATGGAGATGGCCGAGCGGATTTATTTACTGATTTTGCGACGGAGCAAAGCCTGACAACAGGCATTGTAATAGTGAAGGGAGGTATTATCGTTGCGCAAGCCCCAGATATGGTTTTCTTGCAAGATACCGATGGTGATGATAAAATGGATCAAAGAAAGGTTTTGTTTAATGGATTTGGCACTTATGATACACATGCCGGTCCTTCGAACCTAAAATATGGGATAGATAATATGCTGTGGGGATCCGTTGGTTATTCCGGATTTGAAAAACAAATAGGGGGTAAGGCCATCAATTTCACGAGAGGTGTTTACCGTTTTGCCAAAGACGGAAAATACTTTGAACCAATTGGTCAATTCGATAACAATACCTGGGGTTTGGGATTTAATGAACAATTTGAAATCTTCGGTTCTACGGCCAATAACAACCATGCCTGTTACATAGGTATCCCCTTAAAACATTATGACTATTTGCACAAACGCCCAGATTGGGCTGTTAATGCCGGATTCATTCAAGGGCATTACGAAATCACACCGGCTGATACCGTCATTCCGCTACAACAAGTGGATGTCCGTGGTGGTTATACGGCAGCAGCAGGGGCTAATTTTTATACGGCCCGAAACTATCCTGAACCCTATCAAAACCAAATGTATGTGAATGAACCAACTGGACATTTAGTACACTTGGCAAGAATAGAAAAAGATGGTGCAGGGTATAAAGAAGTGGACGGCGGCAATATTTTTGCCAGTACAGATGCCTGGACGGCACCGGTATATACAGAGACTGGTCCTGACGGAAATCTTTGGGTGGCCGATTGGTACAACCCCGTCATACAGCACAATCCCGATAAACGGGGAATGGACAACCAGATATGGAACGATATTAAAGGTGAGGGGAATGCACATCTTAATGAACTTCGCGACCTAAAGCATGGACGTATTTATATCATAAAATATAAAAAAGCAAAAAAATCGAGCATCGACGCCTTGGACCCTGCGGATGACCAAGCCTTGCTTCAGGCAATGCAAAGCGACAACATGTTCTGGCGAACAACGGCACAACGGCTAATCGTAGAAGGGGACAAACAGCACTTAATTCCTGAATTGATTAAAATAGCAAGTGAGGATAAATCCACTAATGAATTTGCCAAGTTACATGCGCTTTGGACCTTGGATGGGTTGGGTGCCTGGGATGGAGGAGCTAATATGGAATTGTTAACCCAATCGCTTGCGAGTCCTTTCTTTGGGGTGAAAAGAGCAGCGATCAGTTTGCTTCCTGACAGTGAAGCGGGAAGTAACCTGCTTGGAGAATCTGGTCTTTTAGCGGATGAAAATTTACAAGTGCGTTTAGCAGCCCTCTTGCGTGCAGGCGACTTACCCGAAACAGATGCTTTATATAAAGCAGTAGAGGTCATGGTGAAAGACCCCCGAACCGCAGCAGATAAATGGCTCAATGCGGCGGCAAACATTTATTACAAAACACCCAATTTGACGGAAGTCGATCCAGCCAAGGTAGAAATGCTTGCCGCTACTGGAGATACCGAAAAAGTCACCTGGAAATACCTGGAAGAGAAGCCAGCAGACAATTGGTATGCGCTTGATTATGAGGACAGTAATTGGAAAAAAGGGGATGCTATTTTTGGAAAAGAAGATATGAAGGAAGCCAAAACCAAGTGGACGACATCAGATATTTGGTTGCGTCGCGAAATTAACCTTACCGAAGCAATAGAAGAGCCTGTTTTGAAAATTATGCATGATGACAACTATGAGGTCTACGTCAATGGGCAACTCCTAATGGCAGAGAACACGGTTAGCAGAGCATACAAGTATATCAAAATAGACAAGGAGGCCGCCTCCCTTTTCAAAAAGGGAAAAAACTTAATCGCGGTTTATTGCCATGACAATGGCGGTGGAAGATATATAGACGTAGGCTTAGGAAAGATGGCCAAGCCTAAACCTGATGTTGTTTTCAATATCAGTACCATTAATCAAAAAATGGCCTATGATAAAACGATTTTGAAAGCAGAGGCTGGCCAAACAGTACAAATCAGGTTGAACAATGGTGATCAAATGCCACACAATTTAGTCGTTATCACAGCAGGAAGTTTACAAAATTTCGGTAAAGTGGTAGATGCTTTCTTAAAAGATCCTGATGCTGCAAAAATGGATTATGTACCCAACTCCAGGTACTTGCTCGCTAACACAAAAATGTTGGCACCAGGCGAATCGGAATCTATTATTTTTGAACTACCAAATGTTCCCGGCCGCTATCCCTATGTCTGCACTTTTCCTGGTCATTGGCAAACGATGCAGGGAGAGATTCTCGTTACGGCTCCTGGCAGTTATCTTGTAGAAGATCCGAATGCAACCCAAATTGCCATCATGGGGGGGGGCGGATCACACGATTTTCTGAAATTCTTTGGGATAGCAGATGGAAAAGTATTGAGTGAAGGCGGAAAAAATTCCGTCTTATACACCGAAGATCCCCAGCTCTTGAAAGAGAGGCTTAATACACTGGACGTCCTTGTGCTTACCAATAATAAACCATTTGACCGCGAAACACAACGTGACATTTTGGCCAGCGCAAGAGCGGGAATGTCTATGATGATTATTCATCCAAGTATCTGGTATAACTGGCAAGATTGGCCCCAATACAATAAGGAGATCGTTGGTGGGGGATCACGGTCACATGAAAAGTTTCAGGCATTTGAAGTGGAAGTCGTCAAACCGGATCATCCGATCATGAAAAATGTTCCTGCCAAATTTAAAATTGTAGACGAGCTCTATCGTTGGGAGCAGGACCCGGAAGGATCGGAGGTTGAAATCTTGGCCATAGGGAGGAGCCTTGAAACCGGCGAAACTTATCCTGTCGTGTGGACGGTAAAACATCCAAATGCCAAAATTGTATGTAATACCCTTGGTCATGATGAAAAAGCACATGACTTGACTGCCTATAAGACAATTTTAGGAAATAGCCTGAAGTGGATTAAAGGGGAAGAGAAAGTAAATCTTTAA
- a CDS encoding DUF5682 family protein has protein sequence MLHVFGIRHHGPGSARRLLRALEALQPDCLLVEAPADAEDALKYMAYEELIPPVALLTYNPKNIQEASYFPFASFSPEWQAIQYALKRKIPIQFMDLPMGMQYTLQQWEAADRQLRFQSHDPSLDPAIQKDPLGYIAQLAGYSDRERWWEATFEQTVEETDVFASILSLIRTLRMESGRRESEENLRREAYMRKVIRKSIKDGYKRIAIVCGAWHAPALADIGKYKTATDNALLKGITKINIKTSWIPWSYSRLAFSSGYEAGVLSPAWYDLLFHQKEGAVVHWMIQVAQLFRASDFNASSAHVLEAVRLAHTLANLRQLSLPGQDELEEAALAIFGEGDATRMDFVRKKLVIGDKVGAVPPDIPTIPFLEDLLKQIKNCRLTKYWENTEATYLKATATNPKGGIDLRESTDLQKSHLLHRLHLLGIPWGQLQEGSATATGSFKEIWKVQWQPEFSIRFIEVGIWGNTVKDATLGLVAQEASDMDTLAGLAALIGQVLKAALIELINPLISRLQEMAALTHDVYFLMESLPALVDITQYGDARRTNVVAVHELIDEIVPRICVGMPAAAVSIDETAAKDLFKQLLAVNQSIGLVNNPLHQRQWGNALQQLADASQTVYLIKGIATRLLFDKSVISVEGTATRLYFALSSSQNALEVAQWLEGFLHGSGLVLIYHPPLWRLLDEWISQLPPAPFQEVLPVLRRTFASFSPPERQKMLSLARQNPSDDSPSFMDTPLADRAELVWPTLKILLGLA, from the coding sequence ATGCTTCACGTTTTTGGTATACGACATCATGGCCCTGGTTCTGCCCGCCGACTCCTCCGTGCGTTGGAAGCCCTGCAACCGGATTGCCTACTCGTAGAAGCACCTGCCGATGCCGAAGACGCCCTGAAATACATGGCCTATGAGGAATTAATCCCCCCTGTCGCTTTATTGACTTACAATCCTAAAAACATACAAGAAGCTTCCTATTTTCCCTTTGCCAGTTTCTCTCCTGAATGGCAAGCGATTCAGTATGCGCTAAAGCGAAAAATCCCCATTCAATTCATGGATTTACCAATGGGGATGCAGTATACCCTGCAACAATGGGAAGCAGCCGACCGCCAACTCCGTTTTCAAAGTCATGATCCGAGCCTTGATCCTGCCATACAAAAGGATCCACTGGGGTATATCGCCCAACTGGCTGGTTACAGTGACCGAGAACGATGGTGGGAAGCCACTTTTGAGCAAACAGTAGAAGAGACCGACGTTTTTGCCAGTATCTTGAGCCTCATCCGCACCTTAAGAATGGAGAGCGGCCGCAGAGAATCAGAAGAAAACTTGAGACGAGAAGCCTATATGCGAAAGGTGATCCGCAAAAGTATCAAGGACGGTTACAAACGTATCGCTATCGTCTGTGGCGCCTGGCATGCACCTGCGCTAGCAGATATTGGAAAATACAAAACGGCAACAGACAATGCGCTGCTCAAAGGCATTACCAAAATAAACATAAAAACCAGCTGGATTCCCTGGAGCTACAGCCGCCTGGCATTTAGCAGCGGTTATGAAGCTGGCGTCCTTTCGCCAGCCTGGTATGACTTGCTGTTTCACCAGAAAGAAGGCGCCGTTGTCCATTGGATGATTCAGGTTGCCCAACTTTTTCGGGCTTCAGATTTTAATGCTTCGTCCGCTCACGTGCTGGAAGCGGTGCGCCTGGCTCACACCCTGGCCAACCTTCGTCAGTTGTCTCTTCCCGGGCAGGATGAACTGGAAGAAGCTGCCCTCGCCATTTTTGGAGAAGGAGATGCTACCCGAATGGATTTTGTTCGAAAAAAACTAGTGATCGGCGACAAGGTAGGGGCTGTTCCGCCAGATATTCCTACCATCCCTTTTCTGGAAGACTTGCTTAAACAAATTAAAAATTGTCGATTAACAAAATATTGGGAAAACACGGAAGCCACCTACCTCAAAGCGACGGCGACCAATCCCAAAGGAGGGATTGATTTGCGTGAGTCCACCGATTTACAAAAGAGTCACCTGCTTCATCGGCTCCATTTACTAGGGATACCTTGGGGGCAATTACAGGAAGGTTCGGCGACGGCCACCGGGAGCTTCAAAGAAATCTGGAAGGTCCAGTGGCAACCGGAGTTTAGCATCCGGTTTATTGAGGTCGGGATATGGGGTAATACCGTAAAAGATGCCACCTTGGGTTTGGTGGCGCAGGAAGCCAGCGACATGGATACGCTGGCAGGTTTGGCAGCCTTGATAGGGCAAGTACTCAAGGCCGCTTTGATTGAGCTAATCAACCCACTGATTAGTCGCCTTCAGGAAATGGCTGCGCTTACTCACGATGTTTATTTTTTAATGGAAAGCCTTCCGGCTTTAGTTGACATTACGCAATATGGCGACGCCAGAAGAACAAATGTAGTTGCAGTCCATGAATTGATAGACGAAATAGTTCCTCGCATTTGTGTGGGTATGCCAGCTGCTGCCGTCAGTATAGACGAAACGGCTGCCAAAGATTTATTTAAACAACTACTAGCTGTTAATCAATCCATTGGTCTGGTGAATAACCCCCTGCATCAGCGACAATGGGGAAATGCTTTGCAACAACTAGCCGACGCTTCCCAAACAGTGTATTTGATCAAGGGTATTGCTACGCGTTTATTATTTGACAAAAGTGTCATAAGCGTGGAAGGTACGGCCACCCGCTTGTACTTTGCCTTGTCGAGTAGTCAAAACGCCTTGGAAGTAGCTCAATGGCTCGAAGGTTTCCTTCATGGGAGTGGGCTGGTCTTAATTTACCACCCTCCCTTATGGCGATTGCTGGACGAATGGATTAGTCAGCTACCACCTGCTCCTTTCCAGGAAGTACTTCCTGTTTTAAGGCGAACTTTTGCTAGTTTCTCTCCTCCTGAGCGACAGAAAATGCTAAGTTTAGCCAGGCAAAACCCCAGTGATGATTCTCCCTCTTTTATGGATACGCCTTTGGCTGACAGAGCAGAATTGGTGTGGCCTACCCTCAAGATTTTGCTTGGATTAGCCTAA